In the genome of Deinococcus deserti VCD115, one region contains:
- a CDS encoding creatininase family protein, with translation MRVQDMNWEMVEAWLQRDDRCVLPLGCTEQHATLSLATDSLLAERISLEAAGPLGVPVFPALPYGITPTFMAYPGTLSLRTSTYLSVLEDLLGSLYTHGFRRILVVNGHGGNAPGQGWLGEWLSAHPDTRVQWHNWWNAPRTWAAVQATDELASHASWMENFPWTRLEGVTAPEERKPAVDLGRLKPLGPQAARALLGDGNYAGLHVRPDEDMARIWAQAVAETRALLENGWAP, from the coding sequence ATGCGTGTTCAGGACATGAACTGGGAAATGGTCGAGGCCTGGCTGCAGCGCGACGACCGCTGCGTGCTGCCGCTGGGCTGCACCGAGCAGCACGCCACGCTGAGTCTGGCCACAGATTCGCTGCTGGCCGAACGGATCTCCCTGGAAGCTGCGGGGCCGCTGGGAGTCCCGGTGTTCCCAGCGCTGCCCTACGGCATCACCCCGACGTTCATGGCCTACCCCGGCACCCTGAGCCTGCGCACTAGCACCTATCTGAGTGTGCTGGAGGACCTGCTGGGCAGCCTGTACACCCACGGTTTCCGGCGGATTCTGGTGGTCAACGGCCACGGGGGCAACGCTCCCGGACAGGGCTGGCTGGGCGAGTGGCTTTCGGCCCACCCGGACACCCGCGTGCAGTGGCACAACTGGTGGAACGCGCCGCGCACCTGGGCCGCTGTGCAGGCCACCGACGAACTGGCCAGCCACGCCAGCTGGATGGAAAATTTCCCCTGGACCCGCCTAGAAGGAGTGACGGCTCCAGAGGAGCGCAAGCCCGCCGTGGACCTGGGCCGCCTGAAACCGCTGGGGCCTCAGGCGGCCCGCGCGCTGCTGGGGGACGGAAATTACGCTGGCCTGCACGTGCGCCCCGATGAGGACATGGC
- the purE gene encoding 5-(carboxyamino)imidazole ribonucleotide mutase, which produces MNDTGRPRVGVVMGSRSDFETMQGALEVLQQLEVAYEVRVLSAHRTPHLLPSYAARAERLNLSCIIAGAGGAAHLPGMLAAFTRVPVLGVPVQSRALSGQDSLLSIVQMPAGIPVATFAIGAAGAKNAALFAAAMLATTDEAVRDRLDAYRDAQTRSVLDDPYFDGHAQGGAE; this is translated from the coding sequence ATGAACGACACGGGACGGCCACGGGTGGGCGTGGTGATGGGCAGCCGCAGCGATTTCGAAACCATGCAGGGGGCGCTGGAAGTGCTGCAGCAGCTGGAAGTCGCCTATGAGGTCCGGGTGCTTTCGGCCCACCGGACCCCGCACCTGCTGCCCAGTTATGCCGCCCGCGCCGAGCGCCTGAACCTGAGCTGCATCATTGCCGGGGCTGGCGGCGCGGCGCACCTGCCGGGCATGCTGGCGGCTTTTACACGCGTGCCGGTGCTGGGCGTGCCGGTGCAGTCGCGCGCCCTGAGTGGCCAGGACAGCCTGCTGAGCATCGTGCAGATGCCGGCCGGCATCCCGGTCGCCACCTTCGCCATCGGCGCGGCGGGTGCAAAGAACGCTGCCCTGTTCGCCGCTGCCATGCTGGCCACCACCGACGAGGCCGTGCGTGACCGGCTGGACGCCTACCGGGACGCCCAGACCCGCTCGGTGCTGGACGACCCCTACTTCGACGGGCACGCCCAGGGAGGCGCCGAATGA
- the purK gene encoding 5-(carboxyamino)imidazole ribonucleotide synthase: MTLDRERPLTLGILGGGQLAQMLALAALPLGVRVQVLEPDAQAPARLCAEHLHAPYTDPAGLDVLAGCDAVTLEFENVPVQALSALEGRVPVRPAGSLLARSKHRAVEKEALRAAGAGTAPFVRLEEPGDLDGALEQVGGQGLLKTSELGYDGKGQVRVRSATELQAAWASLGSVPCVLEGVVPFEREVSLGVARSASGQVAFGPLVENVHRSGILRTSVYPAAVPEGTEARARKLARAVAESWALEGLITLEFFLLPGGELLVNEVAPRVHNSGHLTQDGGGLSQFEAQVRAVLGLPLADWRPLHPCAMVNVVGVEDEGGQALSPDWAGIDALEGTRVHLYHKAWRAGRKLGHVNLVAPDQATLGQRLKQLESLIP; encoded by the coding sequence ATGACCCTGGACCGTGAACGCCCACTGACGCTGGGCATTCTGGGCGGCGGTCAGCTGGCGCAGATGCTGGCGCTGGCTGCTCTGCCGCTGGGGGTGCGCGTTCAGGTGCTGGAACCCGACGCGCAGGCCCCTGCACGGCTGTGCGCCGAACACCTGCACGCCCCCTACACCGACCCGGCAGGGCTGGACGTCCTGGCCGGATGCGACGCAGTCACCCTGGAATTCGAGAACGTGCCGGTGCAGGCCCTTTCGGCCCTGGAAGGCCGGGTTCCGGTGCGTCCGGCCGGGTCGTTGCTGGCCCGCAGCAAGCACCGCGCGGTGGAGAAAGAAGCCCTGCGCGCGGCCGGAGCGGGCACGGCGCCGTTCGTGCGCCTGGAGGAGCCCGGCGACCTCGACGGAGCGCTGGAACAGGTCGGTGGCCAGGGCCTGCTGAAAACCAGTGAGCTGGGCTATGACGGCAAGGGGCAGGTCCGGGTGCGCAGCGCCACGGAACTTCAGGCCGCCTGGGCCTCCCTGGGCAGCGTGCCGTGTGTTCTCGAAGGTGTGGTGCCGTTCGAGCGCGAGGTCAGCCTGGGAGTTGCACGCAGCGCCTCCGGGCAGGTGGCTTTCGGGCCACTGGTCGAGAACGTGCACCGCAGCGGCATCCTGCGAACCAGCGTGTATCCGGCGGCTGTGCCCGAAGGAACCGAGGCCCGGGCCCGGAAACTGGCGCGCGCGGTGGCCGAAAGCTGGGCCCTGGAAGGCCTGATCACCCTGGAATTCTTCCTGCTGCCCGGAGGCGAGTTGCTGGTCAACGAGGTCGCGCCGCGGGTCCACAACAGCGGACACCTGACCCAGGACGGCGGTGGCCTCAGCCAGTTCGAGGCCCAGGTGCGGGCTGTACTTGGCTTGCCTCTGGCCGACTGGCGGCCCCTGCATCCCTGCGCCATGGTCAACGTGGTGGGCGTGGAAGACGAAGGTGGGCAGGCGCTATCGCCCGACTGGGCAGGCATCGACGCCCTCGAAGGCACCCGGGTGCACCTGTACCACAAGGCCTGGCGGGCGGGACGCAAGCTGGGGCACGTCAATCTGGTCGCGCCCGATCAGGCCACCTTGGGCCAGCGCCTGAAGCAGCTCGAAAGCCTGATTCCCTAA
- a CDS encoding VanW family protein, with protein sequence MKFYLLPLLALALSAPEGAAQSGKSEPFKLVLKTSEQKILKGKVTRHPIVKSWTVPAAGIAASKKYRKLSTTLIPLINRIEKQVNARKPEPAVFRNVAGRWIAADQTGWLFDRDRTKANLLKAIRGGKGQAQVAFKEVRPRRSVALLAGRGVLTHVAAGTSRYAGSPGFREKNILVGASKLDNFFIPPGHEFNFNEEVGQVDASTGFVKGFVISGGTLEKEDGGGICQVSTTIFRALYKAGLPITERHEHSHRVRYYDPVGFEATVYAPDKNLRMKNDTGAYLMIQAGWDTAAKTLRFDVFGANTGRTVKISQPSVSKFRAPGNPSYTADPNVAPGARRLLDTPAQGMTSVIRRTIKVKGKVISTHTLKSTYEPWGAVYGVNPNDKRLSSRS encoded by the coding sequence ATGAAGTTTTATCTGCTGCCCCTCCTGGCGCTGGCCCTCTCGGCGCCAGAAGGGGCAGCCCAGTCCGGTAAATCCGAGCCGTTCAAGCTGGTTCTGAAAACCAGCGAGCAGAAAATTCTGAAGGGGAAAGTTACCCGTCATCCGATTGTCAAATCCTGGACCGTACCGGCGGCCGGTATTGCAGCCAGCAAAAAGTACCGCAAGCTCAGTACCACCCTGATTCCGCTTATCAACCGCATAGAAAAGCAGGTCAACGCCCGCAAGCCTGAGCCGGCCGTGTTCCGCAATGTGGCGGGCCGCTGGATCGCTGCCGATCAGACCGGCTGGCTGTTTGACCGGGACCGCACCAAGGCCAACCTGCTCAAAGCCATTCGCGGCGGCAAGGGACAGGCACAGGTCGCATTCAAGGAAGTCCGTCCCAGACGCAGTGTGGCCCTGCTGGCCGGGCGCGGTGTGCTGACGCATGTGGCGGCCGGCACCAGCAGGTACGCCGGCAGCCCCGGCTTCCGTGAAAAAAACATCCTGGTGGGAGCCAGCAAGCTCGACAACTTCTTTATCCCTCCGGGTCACGAGTTCAACTTCAACGAGGAAGTTGGACAGGTTGACGCCAGCACGGGCTTCGTCAAAGGGTTTGTCATCAGTGGCGGAACCCTGGAAAAAGAGGACGGCGGCGGCATCTGCCAGGTCAGCACCACCATTTTCCGGGCGCTGTACAAGGCCGGACTGCCCATCACCGAGCGCCACGAACACAGCCACCGCGTCAGGTATTACGATCCGGTCGGGTTCGAGGCCACTGTGTATGCCCCTGACAAGAATCTGCGCATGAAAAACGACACCGGGGCGTACCTGATGATCCAGGCGGGCTGGGACACGGCTGCCAAGACGCTGCGCTTTGATGTCTTTGGGGCCAACACCGGGCGCACAGTCAAGATCAGTCAACCCTCGGTCAGCAAGTTCAGGGCGCCTGGAAACCCGAGCTACACGGCCGACCCCAATGTGGCTCCCGGCGCGCGCCGCCTGCTGGACACCCCTGCGCAGGGCATGACCAGCGTGATCAGGCGGACCATCAAGGTCAAGGGCAAGGTCATCAGCACCCATACCCTGAAAAGCACGTATGAGCCCTGGGGCGCCGTGTACGGCGTCAACCCCAACGACAAGCGCCTGAGTTCCAGATCCTGA
- a CDS encoding GNAT family N-acetyltransferase yields the protein MALSASFPDLPPVPSELRTPRLLLRAPRPEDAPAVHAAIQASLPELREWMVWAQNPLDLAGTVDNLTQAAEAYASRETLRLLVWSADGTELIGSSGFHALDWRVPKGEIGYWISTPYTGRGYALEVTRALTDLALDTLHLRRVEIRCDSRNERSARIPRALGYHFDGCLRHDSVAANDPSQLRDTLVFSVVR from the coding sequence ATGGCTTTGTCCGCGTCTTTTCCTGACCTGCCGCCGGTTCCCAGTGAACTGCGTACGCCCAGGCTGCTGTTGCGCGCTCCGCGTCCGGAAGATGCGCCGGCAGTTCACGCGGCCATTCAGGCCTCGCTGCCGGAACTGCGGGAATGGATGGTCTGGGCCCAGAACCCGCTGGATCTGGCCGGGACCGTGGACAACCTGACCCAGGCAGCCGAGGCCTACGCCTCACGCGAAACTCTGCGGCTGCTGGTCTGGAGCGCCGATGGCACGGAGCTGATAGGCAGCAGCGGCTTTCACGCCCTGGACTGGCGCGTGCCAAAAGGGGAGATCGGGTACTGGATTTCCACGCCGTATACCGGACGCGGTTATGCCCTGGAGGTCACACGCGCGCTGACTGATCTGGCCCTGGATACCCTGCACCTGCGCCGTGTGGAAATCCGCTGCGACTCGCGCAACGAACGAAGTGCCCGTATTCCTCGTGCGCTGGGCTACCACTTCGACGGCTGCCTGCGGCATGACTCGGTGGCGGCAAATGACCCCAGCCAGTTGCGGGACACCCTGGTGTTCAGCGTGGTGCGCTGA
- the argB gene encoding acetylglutamate kinase, which yields MIVKYGGNAMKSLELRRAVASEIAAVRRELPVVVVHGGGPVIERELSARQIPSEFRGGLRVTSPEAMDVVEMALCQLNKQLSQDVGQAVGLMGRDCELLRAEVLDPALGRVGRVTAVNADLLRTLLGAGLTPVVGCIAVGLDGEALNINADTAAGAVAGALNEGIIFLTDVDGVYRSFPDPESRALVLRRAEVEAGISEGWIAGGMIPKVRAALDALERGAPFATIASGMHSGVLAAAVRGEAGTRILP from the coding sequence GTGATCGTCAAGTACGGCGGAAATGCCATGAAAAGTCTGGAGCTGCGCCGTGCCGTAGCGTCCGAGATCGCTGCTGTGCGCCGGGAACTCCCGGTTGTGGTGGTCCACGGGGGTGGGCCGGTGATCGAGCGTGAGCTCTCGGCGCGGCAGATCCCCAGTGAATTCCGGGGGGGCCTCCGGGTCACTTCCCCGGAGGCCATGGACGTGGTGGAAATGGCGCTGTGTCAGCTGAACAAGCAGCTGAGTCAGGACGTAGGGCAGGCAGTTGGCCTGATGGGCCGCGACTGCGAGCTGCTGCGTGCCGAAGTGCTCGACCCTGCGCTGGGCCGGGTGGGCCGGGTCACAGCTGTAAACGCCGACCTTCTGCGGACCCTGCTGGGCGCCGGGCTGACGCCTGTGGTGGGCTGCATTGCCGTTGGCCTGGACGGCGAAGCCTTAAACATCAACGCGGATACTGCTGCTGGGGCGGTGGCGGGCGCCCTGAACGAAGGCATCATCTTCCTGACTGATGTCGACGGTGTGTACCGCTCGTTTCCTGACCCGGAAAGCCGCGCCCTTGTGCTGAGGCGCGCCGAGGTCGAGGCCGGAATTTCAGAGGGCTGGATTGCCGGCGGCATGATCCCCAAGGTCCGTGCCGCGCTTGACGCGCTTGAACGCGGCGCCCCCTTTGCAACGATCGCCAGCGGCATGCACTCCGGCGTTCTGGCAGCCGCTGTGCGGGGGGAAGCAGGCACCCGTATTCTGCCGTAA
- a CDS encoding GNAT family N-acetyltransferase, protein MNSTPLALHHAPLLHRLYTESPGYFTLLGTRVPTEKEVERDVEIALLDPRRRLELLHDDHGELVGSLDYKLDFPEPGDLTINLLLIRESRQSQRLGEQAIRNLEARLPRGTTRLLASVLGDNPRGARFWERQGFTFTLDARPVMSWYAKTLQPSSSASRTPEDTSPRDPAGTPDLSYAPH, encoded by the coding sequence TTGAACTCCACGCCGCTGGCGCTCCATCATGCGCCGCTGCTTCACAGGCTGTACACCGAGTCCCCCGGATATTTCACGTTGCTGGGCACCCGTGTGCCCACCGAGAAAGAAGTGGAGCGGGATGTAGAGATTGCCCTGCTCGACCCCCGGCGCCGGCTGGAACTGCTGCACGATGACCACGGAGAACTGGTCGGCAGCCTGGACTACAAACTGGATTTCCCGGAGCCAGGAGACCTCACCATCAACCTGCTGCTGATCCGCGAGAGCCGCCAGTCACAGCGCCTGGGTGAGCAGGCCATCCGGAATCTGGAAGCCCGTCTGCCGCGTGGGACCACGCGCCTGCTGGCGAGTGTGCTGGGCGACAATCCACGCGGCGCACGCTTCTGGGAACGGCAGGGGTTTACCTTTACGCTGGACGCCCGGCCGGTCATGTCCTGGTATGCCAAGACGCTGCAGCCCAGTTCGTCGGCCTCCAGGACGCCCGAGGACACCAGCCCCAGGGATCCTGCGGGAACCCCGGATCTGAGCTACGCCCCCCACTAA
- a CDS encoding tRNA dihydrouridine synthase, producing MSQLSSARPGFYRSRLGLPGAVLAPMAGYSDAPLRQLAAEQGALWTVSEMISARGLVLGGDSENLSLGRPFEGETNRVVQLFGAESELLARAVQKVEAWFAPAAIDLNMGCPVPKIRGKGGACLLQTPEVAFELIQAMKAATTLDVSAKIRLGWDHDRSVEVAQGLAAAGVNLITVHGRTSAQRYTGEADWEAIARVAAAVDVPVVGSGDIRSAAQARARQALGVAAVMIGRGAVGNPWLFRALATGGDQYPSAQERARTALRHAELQTRFYDDNTGRLTLRPLRKVLPQYLPDHPELRDDLVQVVTLADVERALAPLLTSPEGAVKPDPGAVALSGEYA from the coding sequence ATGAGCCAGCTGTCCTCTGCCCGCCCGGGCTTTTACCGTTCCCGTCTGGGTCTGCCCGGCGCTGTCCTGGCACCAATGGCGGGATACAGCGACGCGCCGCTGCGCCAGCTCGCTGCGGAGCAGGGAGCGCTGTGGACCGTCAGTGAGATGATCAGTGCGCGGGGGCTGGTATTGGGCGGTGACTCGGAAAATCTGTCGCTGGGACGGCCCTTCGAGGGTGAAACCAACCGGGTCGTGCAGCTGTTCGGAGCCGAAAGCGAGCTGCTGGCGCGCGCCGTACAGAAGGTCGAGGCATGGTTTGCCCCTGCGGCCATTGACCTGAACATGGGTTGCCCGGTGCCCAAGATCCGCGGCAAGGGTGGCGCGTGCCTGTTGCAGACCCCAGAAGTGGCCTTCGAACTGATCCAGGCCATGAAGGCCGCCACCACCCTGGATGTCAGCGCCAAGATCCGCCTGGGCTGGGACCATGACCGCAGTGTCGAAGTTGCGCAGGGACTGGCGGCAGCCGGCGTGAACCTCATCACGGTGCATGGCCGCACCAGTGCCCAGCGCTATACCGGCGAGGCTGACTGGGAGGCCATTGCCCGGGTGGCTGCGGCAGTTGACGTGCCTGTGGTGGGCAGCGGAGACATACGCAGCGCTGCCCAGGCGCGGGCCCGTCAGGCTCTGGGCGTGGCGGCGGTCATGATCGGCCGGGGCGCAGTAGGCAACCCCTGGTTGTTCCGGGCACTGGCTACGGGGGGTGACCAGTATCCGTCGGCTCAGGAGCGTGCCCGGACGGCGCTGCGCCACGCCGAGCTGCAGACCCGGTTTTATGACGACAATACGGGCCGCCTGACCCTGCGCCCCCTGCGTAAGGTCCTGCCCCAGTACCTGCCCGATCATCCCGAGCTGCGCGATGATCTGGTGCAGGTGGTGACTCTGGCCGATGTCGAGCGGGCTCTGGCGCCTTTACTGACCTCCCCTGAGGGGGCCGTCAAACCTGATCCCGGTGCAGTGGCGCTGAGCGGAGAGTATGCTTGA